In the genome of Vicia villosa cultivar HV-30 ecotype Madison, WI linkage group LG7, Vvil1.0, whole genome shotgun sequence, one region contains:
- the LOC131618795 gene encoding uncharacterized protein LOC131618795 has translation MDIPTDTIKERTRHTSAYKIPDIDVSGLIGLSSRLKGEVLHDFNHDYGNFLSILNTSFDLMALITLFQFYDPQLRCFTFQDYQLVPTLEEFSYILNIRITDDVPFVRVPKVVRFERIAEALHMGIKEVERNWKSSGGVSGFYLCFLISRAEDAAKREYWVDFSRLLAIMIYGIVLFPSRENFMSLAAICVFMNKNPVPTLLADAYFSIHSRHKKGGYVVGSCLPLLYQWFMLHLPVRGPFVLMKSSLKWSDRIVNLTSYNIRWNYCVGKVWNIITSCGQYSNVPLMGTRGCISYNPMLAYRQLGYAMEGSQKHVEAFESVYFADGKDPLELEKIAYAWTKVHKRDQTTLSKKVPIATGPYRKWVEAKAADLLLPFTRSCPLYEQPPVVLYDTVATEIYIQAKAGNIKLKAKDEEVGLERYFQDHEKAELARKLKHAQGESSNMTRAQRRSQDLMEESLYRKQQECAKL, from the coding sequence ATGGACATTCCCACTGATACTATCAAAGAACGTACGAGGCATACAAGCGCTTACAAGATTCCGGATATAGATGTTTCGGGGTTGATAGGGTTGAGTTCTCGGTTGAAAGGGGAGGTTCTCCATGACTTCAATCATGATTATGGCAATTTTCTCTCCATCCTCAATACATCTTTTGATCTGATGGCTTTGATTACCCtgtttcagttctatgatccacaGTTGAGATGTTTTACATTCCAGGACTATCAACTGGTCCCAACACTCGAGGAGTTTTCTTACATACTCAATATCCGAATTACTGATGATGTACCTTTTGTTCGAGTTCCCAAGGTTGTGAGGTTTGAAAGGATAGCTGAAGCTCTTCACATGGGTATAAAGGAAGTGGAAAGAAATTGGAAGTCATCGGGCGGTGTTTCTGGTTTCTATCTTTGCTTTTTGATTAGTAGGGCTGAGGATGCGGCTAAGAGAGAGTATTGGGTTGATTTTAGTCGTTTGCTTGCTATCATGATCTATGGCATTGTCTTATTCCCATCAAGGGAGAACTTTATGAGTTTGGCGGCGATTTGTGTCTTCATGAACAAAAACCCTGTGCCAACGTTGCTTGCAGATGCTTACTTTTCGATCCATTCGAGACATAAGAAGGGAGGATATGTTGTTGGCTCGTGTCTTCCGTTGTTGTATCAGTGGTTCATGTTGCATTTGCCGGTGAGAGGACCTTTTGTGCTCATGAAGAGTTCTCTCAAGTGGTCGGATAGGATTGTTAACCTCACATCTTATAACATCAGGTGGAACTATTGTGTGGGGAAGGTTTGGAACATCATTACTAGTTGCGGTCAATATTCCAATGTTCCTCTCATGGGAACCAGAGGTTGTATTAGTTATAATCCCATGCTCGCTTACCGTCAATTGGGGTATGCAATGGAAGGGTCTCAGAAGCATGTAGAAGCATTTGAATCTGTGTACTTTGCCGATGGTAAAGATCCTCTGGAGCTGGAAAAGATAGCATATGCTTGGACTAAAGTCCACAAGAGAGATCAGACTACTTTGAGcaagaaggttcctattgctacGGGTCCTTACAGGAAGTGGGTTGAGGCAAAAGCGGCAGATCTGTTGTTGCCATTTACGAGGTCATGTCCATTGTACGAACAACCTCCCGTGGTTTTATATGATACAGTTGCGACTGAAATCTATATTCAAGCCAAAGCGGGCAACATCAAGCTAAAAGCAAAGGACGAAGAGGTTGGCTTGGAGAGGTATTTTCAAGATCATGAAAAGGCAGAATTGGCCCGTAAGCTCAAACATGCGCAAGGTGAAAGTTCAAACATGACACGTGCCCAAAGGCGATCTCAGGACTTGATGGAAGAAAGCTTGTACCGAAAACAGCAAGAATGTGCGAAGTTGTGA